A portion of the Homalodisca vitripennis isolate AUS2020 chromosome 2, UT_GWSS_2.1, whole genome shotgun sequence genome contains these proteins:
- the LOC124355962 gene encoding uncharacterized protein LOC124355962 — MLWIGLWPRPPPQHNTTVTAIHSQTERRSRSTVLRSKDRTEKKRKTQYTARQNVAVAVRSCVVRTGQKRRGRRYVLLCLAAIHSQTERRSRSTVLRSKDRTEEKRKTQYTARQNVAVAVRWCVVRTGQKRRGRRYVLLCLAAIHSQTERRSRSTVVRSKDRTEEKRKAQYTARQKRRSRSTVLRSKDRTEKKRKTQYTARQNVAVTVRFLRSKDRTEKKRKTQYTARQNVAVTVRSCVVRTGQKRRGRRYVLLCLAAIHSQTERRSRSTFLRSKDRTEKKRKTQYTARQNVAVAVRWCVVRTEQKRRGRRYVLLCLAAIHSQTERRSRSTVLRSKDRTEKKRKTVCFVMFGSNTQPDRTSQSQYGAIHSQTERRSRSTVLRSKDRTEEKRKAVCFVTLLPSQVCWLGGHTAVSPRAERRSDSTFLRSKDRTEKKRKTVCFVMFGSNTQPDRTSQSQYGSCVVRTGQKRRGRRYVLLCLAAIHSQTERRSDSTVLRSKDRTEKKRKTQYTARQNVAVAVRWCVVRTEQKRRGRRYVLLCLAAIHSQTERRSRSTVVRSKDRTEEKRKAFNGEVTSRTSCAKVTGDGDAMVLGEELS, encoded by the exons ATGCTCTGGATTGGCCTATGGCCGCGGCCACCtccacaacacaacacaacagtGACAG CAATACACAGCCAGACAGAACGTCGCAGTCGCAGTACGGTCCTGCGTAGTAAGGACAGGACAGAAAAGAAGAGGAAGACg CAATACACAGCCAGACAGAACGTCGCAGTCGCAGTACGGTCCTGCGTAGTAAGGACAGGACAGAAGAGAAGAGGAAGGCggtatgttttgttatgtttggCAGCAATACACAGCCAGACAGAACGTCGCAGTCGCAGTACGGTGCTGCGCAGTAAGGACAGGACAGAAGAGAAGAGGAAGACg CAATACACAGCCAGACAGAACGTCGCAGTCGCAGTACGGTGGTGCGTAGTAAGGACAGGACAGAAAAGAAGAGGAAGACggtatgttttgttatgtttggCAGCAATACACAGCCAGACAGAACGTCGCAGTCGCAGTACGGTGGTGCGCAGTAAGGACAGGACAGAAGAGAAGAGGAAGGCg CAATACACAGCCAGACAGAAACGTCGCAGTCGCAGTACGGTCCTGCGTAGTAAGGACAGGACAGAAAAGAAGAGGAAGACg CAATACACAGCCAGACAGAACGTCGCAGTCACAGTACGGTTCCTGCGTAGTAAGGACAGGACAGAAAAGAAGAGGAAGACg CAATACACAGCCAGACAGAACGTCGCAGTGACAGTACGGTCCTGCGTAGTAAGGACAGGACAGAAAAGAAGAGGAAGGCggtatgttttgttatgtttggCAGCAATACACAGCCAGACAGAACGTCGCAGTCGCAGTACGTTCCTGCGTAGTAAGGACAGGACAGAAAAGAAGAGGAAGACg CAATACACAGCCAGACAGAACGTCGCAGTCGCAGTACGGTGGTGCGTAGTAAGGACAGAACAGAAGAGAAGAGGAAGGCggtatgttttgttatgtttggCAGCAATACACAGCCAGACAGAACGTCGCAGTCGCAGTACGGTCCTGCGTAGTAAGGACAGGACAGAAAAGAAGAGGAAGACggtatgttttgttatgtttggCAGCAATACACAGCCAGACAGAACGTCGCAGTCGCAGTACGGTG CAATACACAGCCAGACAGAACGTCGCAGTCGCAGTACGGTCCTGCGTAGTAAGGACAGAACAGAAGAGAAGAGGAAGGCGGTATGTTTTGTTACGTTACTGCCGTCTCAGGTGTGTTGGCTTGGAGGCCACACAGCTGTGAGCCCCCGGGCAGAACGTCGCAGTGACAGTACGTTCCTGCGTAGTAAGGACAGGACAGAAAAGAAGAGGAAGACggtatgttttgttatgtttggCAGCAATACACAGCCAGACAGAACGTCGCAGTCGCAGTACGGTTCCTGCGTAGTAAGGACAGGACAGAAGAGAAGAGGAAGGCggtatgttttgttatgtttggCAGCAATACACAGCCAGACAGAACGTCGCAGTGACAGTACGGTCCTGCGTAGTAAGGACAGGACAGAAAAGAAGAGGAAGACg CAATACACAGCCAGACAGAACGTCGCAGTCGCAGTACGGTGGTGCGTAGTAAGGACAGAACAGAAGAGAAGAGGAAGGCggtatgttttgttatgtttggCAGCAATACACAGCCAGACAGAACGTCGCAGTCGCAGTACGGTGGTGCGTAGTAAGGACAGGACAGAAGAGAAGAGGAAGGCg